AGGACGACCCTGCTTATGAGGCCATCCGTTGGCGGCGACTTTTGCAGGCATTGAGACACCAGGGTTGTATCCTGTTTATTGGTCCTGAAATTTCGGTGGATAGCCAGGGAAAGTCGTTACATCATGAGTTTTATGTTGATTTGGCTAAAGATTACAGCGAAATTGAATACCTCGAGAATGAAGGATATTTTTCACCGGAGTCAGATGAAATAATCCTGTATGACGTCCTTGATTTCTATAGCAAAGAGTTCCCGAGAAAAAATGTTACCGGCCGCAAAATCCTTGAACAGCTTACCCAGGTTCCTTTCAGCCTTATTATTTCTCTTTGTCCTGACGATACCATTCACAGGGTGTTTACCGATTTTGACCTAAACCATCAGTTCATAGCCTTCAATGGTACGCGCCAGGAAGTAGAACCCATGACACCCGAAAGGCCGGTGGTTTATAATATCCTTGGAAATGCGGCCAATAACGGCAGGTATATTTTTACCCACGAAAACTTTTATCATTACCTCAATAAAGTTTATATCCCCGCCGAGATCAAGAAAAAGATCCAGGACGCCACGCATTATGTGTTCATCGGATTTGACTTCAACAAATGGTACAACCGGTTGTTGCTTTTTATCCTTGAATTTGAGCAGAAGAAAAGTGGCGCTCATCGCATGACCATTGGAAAAAAAGATGTGAAGGAGGACATCGAAAAGTTTATTTCCAAACAATTTAATATCACATTCGTGGACAATGATTACGGTCAGTTTATCCAATGGCTGATTCATAATGTAAACGAAGAAGGCATGCTGCGAAATCTGAATCAGGGTTTCGTACAAAATAGTTTCCTCAAACTAAAAAGTCTCAGCGCCAGAGTAGGTACTGAAGACAATCTGGATGAATTGCTGAAATTAGAAAGCCAGGTTGGTGAGATTGCTTTAAGCATCAAGAAATTTCAACAAAAAATAAACTCCTGACCATGGGAATACGCAGGTATCCGGGCGCAACGCCATTCAGCAGAACTCAGTCCAATATATTCTATGGCAGGGACAAGGATATTGACAAGCTGCTCACTTTGATCCAGGTGGAGAAAAAAGTACTACTTTATTCGAAATCCGGGTTAGGAAAAACCTCGCTGCTCGAAGCTGGCGTGTTGCCCAAACTGCCCAAGAGCTACACCACCATCAGCATCAGGCTTTTTGCTTACAGGCAGGTTTCTAAAACCCCGACAAAAGATGAAAAAAATGAATCGGTTGCTGTAACCCTTACGGAAGATGAAAAAAAAGAACTGAAATCAGAAACACCACTGGAACGAGTGATCAGCGCACTGAAAAAAGTTGTTGATGATTTGGATACACGGAACGACACCATCATAGATCAAATTATTGGCGACAACGAACAAGACAAAACGCTCTGGTACTATTTTAAAAAAGCGCAACTTCTCGCGCAAAAGCCTGATAATGATGATTCGGAAAAAGTATTTACCCTGGTTTTCGACCAGTTTGAAGAACTTTTCTCTTTCCCCAGGAAAGATATTGACGACTTCAAAAACCAGCTTTATGAGTTGACCGAGCTTAAACTCCCCGACCGGGTTGCCGTGCTGATTGCCGAAGGCCGACAAAATAACAGGGAACTATTCAGTCGTGAAACGATCGGACTGTTGCACAAAAAAATCGAGATCAAAACCATTTTCGCCATCCGCTCCGATCGCTTGAGCCTTCTTAATAATCTATCAGATAAGTTACCCGATATCCAAAACACCTTTTACGAGTTACTTCCATTGGATTTTGAACAGGCAAGGCAGGCGATTGTAAATCCAGCCAGTGATGGTGATCCCGGGTTTGAAACCCCACCTTTCACTTTTCACAACGACGCCATCGATAAAATCATCAATGAGTTGAGTGATGGAGGCTCTGACACAATCGAAACTACTCAACTTCAGATTGTATGCCACCGGATTGAAGAAATTGCCGCTGCCAAAACTACTGATGAAAAAAGACAAATTGAAGTGGAAGATCTCCCGGAATTTAAAAATATCTTCCTTAATTTTTACTTCGATTCCATCAACAAGCTGGATGAGGAGAACCAGGATAAAGCAAAGCGGTTGATCGAGGATGAGCTGATTCGCAACCACCAGCGAATTTCGCTGGATCAGGAGATTTGCAAAGAGTACCTTGGTGAGAAAGAATTGCGCGAGCTTGTGGATACCCACCTGTTGCGTGCAGAGCGCAACACCTTCGGTCGGTTCAGCTATGAAATCAGTCACGATACCCTTGTTCAGCCGATCCTTGAATCCCAGAAAGAATACCGAGACGAACTCGAAAGGATTCGGCTCGAAAAGGAGCGTCAGGAAGAATTGCGTAAACTAAAAGAGCAGCAGGAGCTGGAAGCGAGGGAGCGGGAAGCCGAATTGAAGCGTATCCGTGAAGAGCAGGCATTAAAAGAAGCCGAGCGCCAGCGGAAAATCAAACAGCAGAGGAAAACATTGCAGATTGTCAGTATATTTGGGATTATCTCGTTGATTGCAGCTGCATTCGGCTTTTGGCAAATGAATATAGCGAGGGAGCAGGGAGAAATTGCCAGGGATGCCTACAGTAACTTTTTAAAATCCCAGTATGAAAAAAATTTCGACGATGGGAAGGCTTTTGAAAGCAAGGCCAAATATCCGGAAGCAATCGTTCATTTTGAGCAGGCGCTGGAATTCCTCAAACAGGATACTGCAATGAAGCGAATTTATGAACCTGAAGTAATTAAGAGAATCAACATAAGTAAAGATCGGCTGAACTCGAAAAGCAGCCACGATTCCCTTATCAACAGAGCAGATAGTTTCAGGGCACAAAAGGAATACTTGTTGGCGATGGCTGAACTAAATGAAGCGTTCAAGTTAAGTTACGACACTATCGTCGTGCAACAGAAAAGGGCTGACCTATACAGACATGCTGGCATCATATATCAAAAAGACCTTGATGACTACGAGCGTATGTACGATGACCAGTTGGAAGCCCGAACCCGTGAAAAAATTCAACTATTGAATGAGACTTATAATAATATTGACAGATG
The sequence above is drawn from the Bacteroidales bacterium genome and encodes:
- a CDS encoding SIR2 family protein, whose protein sequence is LQNINARDITLIIGKDLPIEIKQQKESMNVKFKELGETLALLDEKVKSAPKPEPFIPPEDDPAYEAIRWRRLLQALRHQGCILFIGPEISVDSQGKSLHHEFYVDLAKDYSEIEYLENEGYFSPESDEIILYDVLDFYSKEFPRKNVTGRKILEQLTQVPFSLIISLCPDDTIHRVFTDFDLNHQFIAFNGTRQEVEPMTPERPVVYNILGNAANNGRYIFTHENFYHYLNKVYIPAEIKKKIQDATHYVFIGFDFNKWYNRLLLFILEFEQKKSGAHRMTIGKKDVKEDIEKFISKQFNITFVDNDYGQFIQWLIHNVNEEGMLRNLNQGFVQNSFLKLKSLSARVGTEDNLDELLKLESQVGEIALSIKKFQQKINS